One Calliopsis andreniformis isolate RMS-2024a chromosome 9, iyCalAndr_principal, whole genome shotgun sequence genomic window carries:
- the LOC143183380 gene encoding uncharacterized protein LOC143183380 — protein sequence MTVKYNNKFNIILQVTLVLLLATVSSISPARSQETEVSSKGLDLLQAPLKLDKNLRQALLKALTDLETESAEQHNNERENIAQRDTSAFEGVAKKNLNNDLGVQKSMFSFQGFPGDEEIPSEEKLQNSSFINTVSYVTLKTPEMNIEKATQEDARSFHVQNVILPDKGSAMFGAKTEPKVERQEKKYVHTPANTFSVDKVESLTLKPAEEISESLTGSASIGITSANSQPISQKPVEPSPVITKNNNVTVSSDSKDKTEEVKIFQAPLVAAFTVQQDEQGVPKSVVPIYRSPNDGQALTLQEQLEFKQHLLEKQLAELQQQQIQQTQFLARQQQLYLQQLRQKQQQEYYLQEQAKIKQLEEQAKFKRLEDQRLKQLEEQRFKQLEEQRLHRLQSQRPLPQKQFFFEQSNNLLPFQPPAESNVHLQPSLTLQVPSVSAPIAFHGPFQDQSLRLQSFRQQQQLHQQLQQLQQPQQLQQLQQPQQLLQHQQPQQLQQLQQPQQLHQPQQQQHQQRLQQSFSAFSADFQSSLPPTTRFNRQEAFNAVGNFGFNVDNKATPNRNNFGFNLPQRSPANFYNPYTQFRQTKPPTPAKQIQHLLYQSGIANDLSNVQGTGNHEDLNIVSKVLALNVGAVPNKNLQFKSAPGVASFGKASA from the exons ATGACAGTAAAATA cAATAACAAGTTTAACATCATTTTACAGGTAACACTAGTGCTTCTATTGGCGACCGTGTCATCAATCAGCCCAGCGAGATCTCAGGAAACTGAGGTCTCCTCGAAGGGTTTGGATTTACTCCAGGCACCGTTGAAGCTGGATAAAAATCTTCGCCAAGCTCTCTTAAAGGCCTTAACCGACTTAGAGACTGAGTCTGCCGAACAGCACAACAATGAGAGGGAAAATATTGCTCAAAGAGACACGAGTGCCTTCGAGGGTGTAGCTAAGAAGAACTTGAACAATGATCTCGGGGTGCAAAAGTCTATGTTCTCCTTCCAGGGTTTTCCTGGAGATGAGGAGATACCGTCAGAAGAAAAGCTCCAGAACTCAAGCTTCATCAACACTGTCAGTTACGTAACTCTGAAGACACCCGAGATGAACATCGAGAAGGCTACCCAAGAAGACGCGAGAAGCTTTCACGTTCAGAATGTGATCCTACCGGATAAAGGATCCGCGATGTTCGGAGCCAAAACCGAACCGAAGGTAGAACGACAAGAGAAGAAATATGTGCACACTCCTGCCAATACTTTCTCTGTTGACAAAGTGGAAAGTCTCACACTGAAACCAGCTGAAGAAATTTCTGAGAGTCTTACAGGAAGTGCAAGTATTGGTATCACATCAGCCAATTCGCAACCAATTTCTCAGAAACCAGTCGAACCTAGCCCAGTGATTACAAAGAACAATAATGTAACAGTGTCGAGTGACTCGAAAGACAAAACTGAGGAGGTTAAAATTTTCCAAGCGCCTTTGGTAGCTGCCTTCACTGTTCAACAGGACGAGCAAGGCGTGCCCAAGAGTGTGGTGCCGATCTATAGATCGCCTAACGATGGGCAAGCTCTGACGCTCCAGGAGCAACTGGAGTTTAAGCAGCACCTGCTGGAAAAGCAGCTGGCAGAGCTACAGCAGCAACAAATCCAGCAGACGCAGTTCCTTGCGAGGCAACAGCAGCTTTATCTGCAGCAGCTTAGACAGAAGCAACAACAGGAGTACTATCTTCAGGAGCAAGCCAAAATTAAGCAGCTGGAGGAGCAAGCTAAGTTCAAGCGACTTGAAGACCAGAGACTCAAACAATTGGAGGAGCAGCGTTTCAAGCAACTCGAGGAGCAGAGGCTGCACAGACTCCAATCACAACGTCCTCTCCCACAGAAGCAATTCTTCTTCGAGCAGAGCAACAACCTCCTGCCCTTTCAACCACCTGCTGAATCCAATGTCCACTTACAGCCCAGCCTAACTCTACAAGTGCCCAGTGTCTCTGCGCCTATAGCTTTCCATGGACCTTTCCAAGACCAGAGTTTGCGTTTGCAGTCTTTCCGTCAGCAGCAACAActgca CCAGCAGTTGCAACAGCtccagcagccccagcagctgcAACAGCTCCAGCAACCCCAGCAGTTGCTGCAGCATCAACAACCGCAACAGCTGCAGCAATTACAACAACCTCAGCAGCTGCATCAGCCGCAACAACAGCAACATCAGCAGAGATTACAACAAAGCTTCTCTGCTTTCTCCGCCGATTTCCAATCATCATTGCCTCCAACGACGAGATTCAATCGCCAGGAGGCTTTTAACGCTGTCGGCAATTTCGGGTTCAACGTGGACAACAAAGCCACTCCCAACAGAAATAATTTCGGTTTCAACCTACCGCAAAGGAGTCCCGCGAACTTTTACAATCCTTATACGCAGTTTAGACAGACGAAGCCTCCCACGCCTGCAAAACAGATTCAACATCTGTTGTATCAGTCTGGCATCGCCAACGACTTGAGCAACGTACAAGGCACTGGGAATCATGAAGATTTGAACATCGTTTCAAAAGTTCTGGCTTTGAACGTGGGCGCCGtaccaaataaaaatcttcagtTTAAATCAGCTCCAGGGGTCGCTTCGTTTGGGAAAGCATCGGCGTGA
- the LOC143182944 gene encoding coiled-coil domain-containing protein 12 → MPEDNIGSLEDEALKRKERLQALKRKAEDSKENKNDTANRLPKPKFRSYKPQDESLKDKVLEDAKPGNVEEEVQDQLNAANTKVVIEELDISNLAPRKPDWDLKRDVSKKLEKLERRTQKAIAELIRDRLKQGQHNLADVVNMATKERTDSQS, encoded by the exons ATGCCGGAAGATAacattgggtccttagaagacgaAGCTTTAAAAAGGAAAGAGCGTTTGCAAGCTTTAAAAAGAAAAGCTGAAGACAGCAAGGAGAATAAAAATGACACTGCCAATAGACTACCGAA ACCAAAGTTTCGAAGTTATAAACCACAAGACGAGAGTTTAAAAGACAAAGTATTAGAGGACGCAAAACCTGGCAATGTAGAAGAGGAAGTACAAGATCAACTAAATGCCGCGAATACTAAAGTTGTCATTGAGGAACTT GATATTAGCAATCTCGCTCCTAGAAAACCAGACTGGGATCTTAAGCGAGATGTTTCTAAAAAACTAGAAAAATTAGAAAGGAGAACTCAGAAGGCAATAGCAGAGCTTATCAGAGATCGACTTAAGCAAGGACAGCATAATTTAGCTGATGTAGTAAATATGGCAACTAAAGAACGGACAGATTCACAGAGTTAA
- the LOC143182943 gene encoding carbonic anhydrase 2 — protein sequence MTFLILAPLFLSQLVAGDFSYEGSHGPSHWGVDYKTCLGKYQSPIDIEEKDVTIFTFPTLKFSNIQNSHTAFMKNNGHTVMIQSTDSNLPTISGGPINDTYVFQQLHFHWGPNDNVGSEDLINNHSYAMELHAVFYKESYGSSEEAMKHPDGLTVLGYLYEAEDKPNPVFETIVPLIPDITEVGSNVTINDSNVLNKLIAPDIASAQSYYTYKGSLTTPPCYEIVQWIDFIQPQPISHEQLAVFRSIQSSDGKNLTHNYRPVQPLDDRVIYRNSINETTNTSPATSTMITTEKNTPKDVKPTDSTSKTSPPGKKNGQEGIWGPTSFTLILGALFFMLFE from the exons ATGACTTTTCTCATCTTAGCACCACTTTTCTTGTCGC AGCTGGTAGCAGGTGACTTCAGCTACGAAGGAAGCCATG gCCCGTCGCATTGGGGCGTCGATTACAAGACTTGTTTGGGAAAATACCAATCCCCTATTGACATAGAAGAGAAAGATGTTACGATATTCACTTTCCCAACCTTGAAGTTTTCtaatatacaaaattctcaCACAGCGTTCATGAAAAATAATGGACATACAG TAATGATTCAAAGTACCGATAGCAACCTGCCTACGATATCGGGGGGACCTATCAATGACACGTACGTTTTTCAACAACTACATTTCCACTGGGGACCAAATGATAACGTAGGATCTGAGGACCTCATTAACAATCATTCGTATGCGATGGAGCTTCACGCAGTTTTCTACAAAGAATCGTATGGGTCCTCGGAGGAGGCCATGAAACATCCTGATGGTCTCACTGTGTTAGGATACTTATATGAG GCTGAAGACAAGCCGAATCCAGTTTTCGAAACAATTGTCCCACTGATACCAGATATAACAGAAGTAGGTAGTAATGTGACGATAAATGATAGTAATGTCTTAAATAAATTGATCGCACCCGATATAGCATCGGCGCAAAGTTATTATACATACAAAGGATCGTTGACCACACCTCCTTGTTATGAGATCGTACAATGGATCGACTTTATACAACCACAGCCTATATCGCACGAACAG TTGGCTGTCTTCCGTAGTATTCAGTCCTCTGATGGCAAAAATTTGACGCATAATTACCGACCAGTGCAACCATTAGATGATAGAGTGATTTATCGTAATAGTATTAATGAAACTACAAACACTTCCCCTGCAACCAGTACAATGATAACTACCGAAAAGAATACGCCAAAGGATGTGAAACCAACTGATTCGACTTCAAAAACGAGTCCACCAGGGAAGAAAAACGGGCAAGAGGGAATATGGGGCCCAACAT CTTTTACACTAATACTTGGAGCTCTCTTTTTTATGCTATTCGAATAA